The following is a genomic window from Salmo salar chromosome ssa23, Ssal_v3.1, whole genome shotgun sequence.
ACTACactgaatatacactaccgttcaaaagtttggggtcacttggaaatgtccttgtttttgaaagaaaagcaaatttccattaaaataacatcaaattcatcagaaatacagtgtagacattgataatgttgtaaattactattgtagctggaaatggctgatttctttatggaatatctacataggcgtacagaggcccattatcagcaaccatcactcctgtgttccaatggcacgttgtgttaactaatccaagtttatcatttaaaaggataattgatcattggaaaacccttttgcaattatgttagcacagctgaaaactgttgttctgattaaagaagcaacaaaactggccttctttagactagttgagtatctggcgcatcggcatttgtgggttcgattacatagccagaaacaaagcagtttcttctgaaactcgtcagtctattcttgttctgagaaatgaaggctattccatgtgagaaattgccaagaagctgaagatctcgtacaacactgtgtactactcccttcacagaacagcgcaaactggctctaaccagaatagaaagaggagtgggaggccccggtgcacttTCCATTCTGCTTAGAgcaagtttgcgctgttctgtgaagggagtagtacacagcttttctttcaaaaacaaggacacttctaagtgaccccaaactttagaACGATAGTGTATGTATTATAAAAATGTGTTTAATAGCATCTCTTTTTCTATCCGGGGTGATTATTTTTCAGACTCAAATTCAGATGAGTTTATTGTGCAATAAACCAAAGCCATGAATGTCCAATAATACTGTTTAAAGCAGTACAGTTCTGAAAAACTCTCGTCCTTCATACCTGCAGAAGAGAGGGAACTTCACAGAGCTGAACATtacttttaaaatgtttaattgaAATAGTATCACTCCAGCTTCAATAAGCTCAACTAAACAGGCATAGATGTATTTACAGTACAGCAACTCTTGTGAGCTGACATGCAGGGATAGAAATTATGGTTGACGATGGCTAGAACTTTTCACACCGGGTTAGTTGAAAATGTACCCAACTAGTCCGCCGGCTAGTGAAATGTTGTCTTTTCAAACATCACATAGCACAGATTTTGGACCGGGTCTCGTAAAAATGTCAGTCTATTGTAGATGTAGAAAATATTACAAATaatttttagtattttctacactgtagaataatagtgaagacatcaaaactatgaaataacacatatggaatcatacagttacgaaaaaagtgttaaacaaatcaaaatatattttatatttgagatgcttcaaagtagccaccctttgccttgatgacagctttgcacactcttggcattctctcaaccagcttcatgaggtagtcacctggaatgcatttcaattaacaggtgtgcctagttgaaagttaaatagtggaatttatttccttcttaatgcatttgaaccaaacagttgtgttgtgataaggtataGGTGatagcctatttggtaaaagaccaagtccatattatggcaagaacagctcaaataagcaaagagaaacgacagtccatcattactttaagacattaaggtcagtcaatactgaacatttcaagaactttgaaagtttcttcaagtgcagttgcaaaaaccatcaagctctatgattaaactagctctcatgaggactgccacaggaaaggaagacccagagttagctttgctgcagaggataagttcattagagttaactgcacctcagattgcatcccaaataaatgcttcacagagttcaagtaacagacacatctcaacatcaactgttcagaggagactgcgtgaatcaggcattcatggtcgaattgctgcaaagaaaccacgactaaaggacaccaataataataagagacatgcttgggccaagaaacatgagcaatgggcattagaccggtggaaatctgtcctttggtctgatcagtccaaatttgagatttttgcctTCAACCGCTATGTCTTTGTGAGAGGCAGAGTTGGTTAACGGATGATCTGTGTGgctccaccgtgaagcatggaggaggaggtgtgatggtgtgggtgtgctttgctggtgacacttatttagaattcaaggcacacttaaccagcatggctaccacagcattctgcagtgatacaccatcccatctggtttgcgtttagtgggactatcatttgtttttccacaggacaatgacccaacacacatccaggctgtgtaagggctatttggccaagaaggagagtgatggagtgctgcatcagatgacctggcctccacagtcaccccACCTCAacttaattgagatggtttgggatgagctggactgcagagtgaaggataagcagacaagtgctcagcatatgtgggaactccttccagactgttggaaaagcattccaagtgaagctggttgagagaatgccaagagtgtgcaaagctgtcatcaaggcaaagggtggctactttgaagaatctaaaatataacatatattttgatatgtttaacacttttttggttactacatgattccatatgtgttattccatagttttgatgtcttcactacttttatacaatgtaaatagtcaaaataaataaaaacacttgaatgagtaggtgtgtctgaacttttcactggtactgtatgtgtaatatatatatatatatatatatatatatacacacaccaccacaagaCATAAATCTGAAAGCGATTGTCAAATGTTTTCCTTCCTCTCAACACTATATTTTAGACATACATACACAGCCTGTTACAACGTTATAGACATCTCTGATACATCACCTAATTGGCAATCtggacaaatatatatatatatatatatatatatatatatatatatatatagatacataTGTCTATAATGTTGTAACAGGTTGTGTAGGTATGTCTAAAATATAGTGTTGAGAGGAAGGAAAACATTTGACAATCGCTTTCAGATTTATGTCTTGTGGTGGTGTACCCTTTCTGCATGTCACATCATCACTCCATTTACATCTATCATTTATCACCCCATAGATAATTACACGGTCTGCTCACTAAAACACATTCAATACACTACTGGTACCTGAGAACATTTTCTTATGCAAATACTACTATTGAAAGTTTACAAATTAAGATACACCGACAAAATAAATCATGAAATACTgtacaaaacaaataaaatatctataaaatgtattgaaataaGCCAAGTAATTGAGTAATTGAGTTATGATTTCTAAAACTTTGGTGTCAATATTTTTCTAATTATatatcatttgagtcatttaaaCATTAGTGACAGACATTAAATATATTTGAATAAGGATAAGATGTCATATAAAAAGAGCATTACTACATAAAGCAACAATCCAAACACATCAGTTTATGACTACAGGAAAGACATTTAACACTCTTGGACTAGAGCCAACAATAACAACCAAATACAAATGAATAATTAGCTACAGTGCAATACAATTGCAATACACAATACAATTCACATTCATTTCACAAACTAAAATGCATTTCACATGCTAAAATCTTTataaaaaaatcttattttcctCAACCAACAGCCAAGTATTGACATTAAATAGGCATATCATTATAATTCTGCAATTTCTCATGAATAATTTAGCGCAAAGACCACAATGCTTCTGTATATCATAGCTAGAAAAATGTAGTTTCTCCGAAAACTAAAACCTGAGTAAAATCTTAATAAATCTTCTCTCCTTCAGATAGTGTCTAACTAGTTAGAAGTAcaaaacagacagagagtgacaTACTGTAAGCGTTGGTTCTCACCTCGGGACTAAAGACAGCAGCACAGGCTTGTTAAGGGATccccaactgactgactgactgatcgcAGGCAGCTCAAGTGTTAAGAAGGTATATATTGCATTTTCTGATCCCTCGCTATAATCCTCCATTTCTCTTTATGGAAGCGGATTACAGACCAAACCAATGGGCTGACAAGGTCATGAAATACAGTATGGTGTTTCTctgttccctcccctcccccagcgGCTCTAGTATAAATAACACGTCCTTCAAGATGGTTGTTCTTATTTCATCATCTTTTATTTAGCATATGCCATCACCCATAAGGAGCATGCATGGCCAGTACTCAGAACTTTAAAGGCCACTCACACCAACAGTAATAGAGAATGCTATAATTCACACATTTTCAGAAGGCCAGACGTGCAACTGGCAGCCATGATGTTTATCGTAAAAGGATGCCAAACTATTGAACTGGTCGTACCTCGGAGGCATCATGTGTCTGAGATTTATGCCCGTGGCTTCTGAGGCGCCCAAAGGACCTGATGACAGTTCTGTCACTTTCAGATCTCCCACTGAAAGACAAGTAAGATGGACAAGGATGGTTCATGGATATCTTTTTCCTCTACTAACTCAATGTTTCACTATGGATGGAAGAATGAAACTGGAAACATCTTGAGTGCTACTTGAAACCATCCATCAATGCTACCTAATTACTAACATTTGTAATCAGTTCTCACATATTTAATCAATTAACAGAGCCATGGCCAGGCAGTAGGCCTGCCTCGTGGCTCACCTCACTTACCCCACTTCCCAAGAAGAGTTCTTCTCCtcttcactcacacactccacagcTGCACCACCTGACAACATCTTTATATCCAATAAGTGGTTACCCAGACAACGACCAATAGTGCTCTGCTTGTTTCTTAACTACTGTTTACTATCAACTGATACTGTACCTCTAGCAAACCAGAACATACAATTAGCCAAAcctctacccactgggcacacactggttgaatcaacaatgtttcaatgaaattacattgaaccaatgtggaatagacgttgaattgacgtccaTGCCCAGTGGGTAAGGTCAGAATGTGCTATTACTGAGGGCTTAATGTGGTCAGGTCACATTATATCTGTCAGTCAGGTTGTAAATCACTGGCTGGCAATTCCTCTAGAGGACTTGTGAATATGATTCTAGAGGGATAGACATTGGTGGCACTTCACTCCATGGCACTTCACTCCATATCACGTGATACCACTGTGCCTATCATACTGCACAGTCTAGTCAGGCTTACATGTACTGTAAGGCAATTGTGTCTATTGTTACAATAGATGTTACATCAGGAATAACAAAAGAAGATAAAAACTGGCAGAAAATATGTTTGTCATATATATTTGAACTAACAAACATAACACATGTTTTAGACTAGAGGTACATTTAGACAAGACAGAGAAAACAGATCTGATCACATAGGTACTTGAAATTGTGGCAAACTGAAAAGCATTTATTAACGCACGCTTCTGTTCCACTCAAAACATTTAATTGTCCTTTCATTTTACCGACACATACACTGGTTCAAATGATACCATAGCGCTCAATAAGAGAAATGTTCAAAAAAGTGAGAGTTTTGTGTTGCTTAGCGGGATCTATACAGGGAAATTATAGACTAAATTAACCCTCGGACTCAAACATCTTCTTCCTCCCGTCCATTCCGGACTTGTCTTCAATGTTCTGACGCCAGTCTCCAACATTACGCAGTTCCTTATCCTGCAATAGCAACATAGTCAAAAGTTCAGGGTTATAAATTCAGTAAATTATAACCTTGAGATATTTGAGTGCTGAAGCCAAACAACATGTCGTCATGTCGGAGTGGAGCAGTTGTATAGCTGTAGATGACCCATGAACCAAATGCTATGAAAATATATCTGACCCTGTTTCAGTGGTTTGGCAACTCTATACAACATCAAATCAAACAGCCTTATAACATGGGTGCGCTCTGCTGAGCTTATCTATGTGTGAACTCATTTCAGTGATGAACCTCAGAGTAGATTAACAAGGCCTCAGGTTGGACAATAATGTCTGCCAATGGCTAATCTCAGACACTCAGAACAAAAATCTTGATTAAGTCCTGGGGGGAGACGTGTTATAAAATGTACTTTGTACTAACGAGACTTGTGAAGTCTCTACCCCTCTAAACGGAAACTCTCAGCCAGTTTTGTACAAGTCTATGGgccaaatgtcccctccccttctgaAATATGGGAGCACCTGCGAAATTgtgatttgtccaaatgatcagtgatgaaaaatctgagtctcgcAACAAAGTTGTTAGTCGTCTCATCCCAGTCTGTCACCAGATTCTACCACCATTTATGTTACGTGCATCTATCCACGAGAGATTACCCAAAGTGACATCTCTACAATATTCTGTTACCTTACTGAACAGTTACCCACCTCCTCTTTGACCTCCTTCTTTACTTGTTTCAGGTTGGATCTCAGATCCATAGACACCTTGTGCTTGGAGCCCAGCAGAGCCTGGAGCATAGCATCAGCAGACATACGTACTTTCCTCAAAGTTGGCTTCTTGAACTTGCCCTTCAAGTCAATAACTTTAATGTTCAAATCTTCAATCTGACCAATGGAAGAAGAGGAGAACAACATTGATCTAACCGGCACCACATAATTACTCATGGAATGCATTCCAAGTTTTAGTAGGTGTGAGGTAAAGTGAATACAGTATACCTCCTTAGTGGCTTTGTTCACTTTGCTCTCCAGGTCATATCTCTCCTCATCTATCACGTCAATCTTATGATGCAGCTCTTTCAAGAACTCCTGAGGTGATATCAACAAAAATCAAGCATTAATAATAATCATCATTATACTAATAAAATGATTATATACTAccatcactgctgctgctactactactactaatcataATAGTGAACACTTTATTCAATACAGTAACTAATTATGTAATCATCTTATATATGAAGGCATATAttttacattgatttggggtttgaCCAAATTTTGATTGTTGAGTGAACTACCACTTTAAATTGTGGGATTATATAGTATTGCCTTGATTGATTGTTTGGTTTACCTGTAACTGTTGAGTACCCCCTGGCAGGGACAGGGGAGGGCAGTTCTCCGC
Proteins encoded in this region:
- the LOC106584519 gene encoding troponin I, fast skeletal muscle; its protein translation is MSEKKMSSSRRHYLKSLMLSIAKGLLEDEAKEKEQERIRWMAENCPPLSLPGGTQQLQEFLKELHHKIDVIDEERYDLESKVNKATKEIEDLNIKVIDLKGKFKKPTLRKVRMSADAMLQALLGSKHKVSMDLRSNLKQVKKEVKEEDKELRNVGDWRQNIEDKSGMDGRKKMFESEG